The proteins below are encoded in one region of Mycobacterium shinjukuense:
- a CDS encoding ferredoxin reductase, translating into MSKKQAALTAKVVETQRPTVVGADRHPGWHALRKIATRITTPLLPDDYLHLANPLWSARELRGRILEVRRETEDSATLVIKPGWGFSFDYQPGQYIGIGLLVDGRWRWRSYSLTSSPATARFGLRSRSSRTVTITVKAMPEGFLSTHLVAGVAPGTIVRLAAPRGNFVLPDPAPSSILFLTAGSGITPVMSMLRTLARRNQITDIAHLHSAPTRSQMLFGGELAELADDYPGYRLTVRETRVEGRLDLSRLGRLVPDWRARQTWACGPEGLLNQAERVWSSAGISDRLHLERFAVSRAAPAGAGGTVTFARSGKSVVADAATSVMDAGEGAGVQMPFGCRMGICQSCVVELVDGHVRDLRTGKEHDPGTRIQTCVSAASGDCVVDI; encoded by the coding sequence ATGAGCAAAAAACAGGCGGCGCTGACCGCCAAGGTCGTAGAGACACAGCGCCCAACCGTCGTCGGGGCGGACAGGCACCCCGGCTGGCACGCGCTGCGCAAGATCGCCACCCGCATCACCACGCCGCTGCTGCCCGACGACTATCTGCACCTGGCCAATCCGCTGTGGTCCGCGCGGGAGCTGCGCGGCCGCATTCTGGAGGTTCGCCGCGAAACGGAAGATTCCGCGACCTTGGTCATCAAACCGGGCTGGGGCTTCAGTTTCGACTACCAGCCCGGCCAGTACATCGGGATTGGATTGCTGGTCGACGGGCGTTGGCGCTGGCGGTCGTACTCGCTGACATCGAGCCCGGCGACCGCGAGATTCGGGTTGAGGTCCCGGTCGTCACGAACCGTGACCATCACCGTCAAGGCCATGCCGGAGGGCTTTCTGTCCACGCACTTGGTGGCCGGGGTGGCGCCGGGAACCATCGTGCGGTTGGCCGCCCCGCGGGGTAACTTCGTCCTGCCCGACCCGGCGCCGTCGTCGATCCTGTTCCTCACCGCCGGATCGGGGATCACCCCGGTGATGTCGATGCTGCGGACGTTGGCCCGCCGCAACCAGATCACCGACATCGCGCACCTCCATTCGGCGCCCACCCGATCGCAGATGCTGTTCGGCGGCGAGCTGGCGGAGCTGGCCGACGATTACCCGGGGTATCGGTTGACGGTGCGGGAGACCCGCGTCGAAGGCCGGCTAGACCTGTCCCGGCTCGGTCGGCTGGTGCCGGACTGGCGTGCGCGCCAGACCTGGGCCTGTGGGCCGGAGGGCCTGCTCAACCAGGCCGAGCGGGTCTGGTCATCGGCGGGCATCAGCGATCGGCTGCACCTGGAACGGTTCGCGGTGTCCAGGGCGGCGCCGGCCGGTGCGGGCGGGACGGTGACGTTCGCCCGCAGCGGCAAGAGCGTGGTGGCCGACGCGGCGACATCGGTGATGGACGCGGGCGAGGGCGCCGGCGTGCAGATGCCTTTTGGCTGCCGGATGGGTATCTGTCAGTCGTGCGTGGTCGAGCTGGTGGATGGCCACGTCCGCGACCTGCGGACGGGAAAGGAACACGACCCCGGCACTCGGATCCAGACCTGCGTATCGGCCGCATCCGGCGATTGCGTGGTCGACATCTAA
- a CDS encoding DUF6912 family protein → MTQVYIPATLAMLQSLVAEGSLWPVNGTAFAVTPTLRESYAEGDHDELAEVALREAALASLRLLAVDVGDALPPRRAVLAAEVDDVTYRPDLDDAVVRLAAPVTLDQVVAAYVDNVGAEPAVTAAIAAIDAADLGDEDAELIVGDAQDHDLAWYANQELPFLLDLL, encoded by the coding sequence ATGACGCAGGTTTACATCCCGGCCACCCTGGCCATGTTGCAGAGCCTTGTCGCCGAGGGTTCGTTGTGGCCGGTCAACGGCACCGCCTTTGCGGTGACACCGACCTTGCGTGAGTCCTACGCCGAGGGTGACCATGACGAACTCGCCGAGGTGGCGCTGCGCGAGGCGGCGCTGGCGTCGCTGCGACTGCTGGCCGTCGACGTGGGTGACGCGCTGCCGCCCCGGCGTGCGGTGTTGGCCGCCGAGGTCGACGACGTCACGTATCGGCCCGACCTCGACGACGCCGTCGTCAGGCTGGCTGCCCCCGTCACGCTGGACCAGGTCGTCGCCGCATATGTCGACAACGTGGGCGCGGAGCCGGCCGTGACAGCGGCGATCGCGGCCATCGATGCCGCTGACCTTGGTGACGAAGACGCCGAGCTGATCGTCGGTGACGCCCAGGACCACGACCTGGCCTGGTATGCCAATCAGGAGCTGCCGTTCCTGCTAGACCTGCTGTGA
- the ppk2 gene encoding polyphosphate kinase 2: MGTATNDGAPAKAKKKKSTAPAKPKISDQLYEAELLRLQTEFVKLQEWVRHSGARLVVIFEGRDAAGKGGAIKRITEYLSPRIAHIAALPMPTDRERGQWYYQRYIAHLPAKGEIVLFDRSWYNRAGIEKVMGFCTPQEYVLFLRQTPIFEQMLIDDGILLRKYWFSVSEAEQLRRFKARLNDPLRQWKLSPMDLESVYRWGDYSRAKDEMMVHTDTPVSPWYIVESDIKKHARLNMMAHLLSTIDYTDVEKPKVKLPQRPVHNTGYRRPPRELATYVDDHVARLMGG; the protein is encoded by the coding sequence GTGGGCACCGCGACGAACGACGGGGCGCCGGCGAAGGCGAAGAAGAAGAAATCAACTGCGCCGGCAAAACCTAAGATTTCCGACCAACTCTACGAGGCCGAATTATTAAGACTGCAAACGGAATTCGTGAAGTTGCAGGAGTGGGTGCGCCATTCCGGGGCACGCCTGGTGGTCATCTTCGAAGGCCGCGATGCTGCCGGCAAGGGCGGCGCCATCAAACGGATCACCGAATACCTCAGCCCGCGGATCGCACATATCGCCGCATTGCCGATGCCGACCGATCGGGAACGCGGCCAGTGGTATTACCAGCGTTACATCGCGCATCTGCCGGCCAAAGGCGAGATCGTGCTCTTCGATCGGTCGTGGTACAACCGCGCCGGCATCGAGAAGGTCATGGGATTTTGTACGCCGCAGGAGTATGTGCTGTTTCTGCGGCAGACGCCGATCTTTGAACAGATGCTGATCGACGACGGGATTCTGCTGCGCAAGTACTGGTTTTCGGTATCCGAAGCGGAGCAACTGCGCAGGTTCAAGGCGCGCCTGAACGATCCGCTGCGGCAATGGAAACTCAGTCCGATGGACCTGGAATCGGTGTATCGCTGGGGGGATTATTCGCGCGCCAAGGACGAGATGATGGTGCACACCGATACCCCGGTCAGCCCCTGGTACATCGTGGAATCCGATATCAAAAAGCATGCCCGGCTGAACATGATGGCCCACCTGCTATCCACGATCGACTACACCGATGTGGAAAAGCCCAAGGTCAAACTGCCGCAGCGGCCGGTGCACAACACCGGCTATCGACGTCCTCCGCGGGAGCTGGCGACCTATGTCGACGACCATGTTGCCAGGCTGATGGGGGGCTAG
- a CDS encoding WS/DGAT/MGAT family O-acyltransferase — MVTRLSTADASFFRLESSATPMYVGSLLILRRPRAGLSYETLLATVEQRLPQIPRYRKRVREVKVALARPVWIDDRDFDITYHVRRSALPSPGSDEQLHELIARLAARPLDKSRPLWEMYLVEGLEKNRVALYTKSHQALINGVTALALGHVIADRTRRPPAFPEDIWVPERDPGTTRLVLGAIGDWIVGPGAQLQAAGSVLAGLATNHGQLVDAGRRMLDVVRTVARGTAPSSPLNATVSRNRRFTVARGRLEDYRAVRARYDCDIHDVVLAVIAGALSNWLMSRGETLAPTATVRAMAPLSVYVDDQLDATGPGQAMSQVTPFLVDLPVGERNAVVRLSQIAHATESNPTAASLVDARTIVTLSGFAPATLHAMGVRVATSYSARLFNLLVTNAPGAQSPLYVAGTTLLEAYAVPPLLHNQALAISVTSYNGMLYFGINADRDAMSDVDLLPGLLHQSLDELLEASR, encoded by the coding sequence ATGGTGACCCGGTTGTCCACTGCGGACGCGTCCTTCTTTCGGCTGGAGAGCTCTGCCACCCCGATGTACGTCGGGTCGTTGCTGATTCTGCGCCGGCCACGGGCCGGCCTGAGCTACGAGACGCTGCTGGCCACCGTCGAGCAGCGGCTACCGCAGATACCGCGCTACCGGAAGCGGGTTCGGGAAGTGAAGGTGGCCCTGGCCCGGCCGGTGTGGATTGACGACCGCGATTTCGACATCACCTACCACGTGCGGCGGTCGGCGCTGCCGTCACCGGGCAGTGACGAGCAACTGCACGAGTTGATCGCGCGGCTGGCCGCCCGACCGCTGGACAAGTCGCGGCCCCTGTGGGAGATGTACCTCGTCGAGGGTCTGGAGAAAAACCGCGTCGCCCTCTACACCAAGTCGCACCAGGCCCTGATCAACGGTGTGACGGCGCTGGCACTGGGCCACGTGATCGCCGATCGGACGCGGCGTCCACCGGCGTTTCCCGAAGACATCTGGGTACCCGAGCGCGACCCCGGCACCACGCGGTTGGTGCTGGGCGCGATCGGCGACTGGATCGTGGGGCCGGGCGCGCAGCTGCAGGCGGCCGGATCGGTGCTCGCCGGGTTGGCCACAAATCATGGCCAACTGGTCGACGCCGGCCGCCGAATGCTCGACGTCGTGCGCACCGTGGCGCGCGGCACCGCGCCCAGCAGCCCGCTCAACGCCACCGTGTCGCGCAATCGCCGGTTCACGGTTGCCCGTGGACGTTTGGAGGACTATCGCGCCGTGCGTGCACGCTATGACTGCGACATCCATGACGTGGTGCTGGCGGTGATAGCGGGCGCGCTGAGCAACTGGCTGATGTCACGCGGGGAGACGCTGGCGCCCACGGCGACGGTGCGCGCGATGGCGCCGCTGTCGGTCTACGTCGACGACCAACTCGATGCAACCGGCCCCGGCCAGGCGATGAGCCAGGTGACGCCCTTTCTGGTCGACCTGCCGGTGGGGGAGCGTAACGCCGTGGTACGGCTGTCACAGATCGCGCACGCCACCGAGTCGAATCCGACGGCGGCCAGTCTGGTGGACGCCCGGACCATCGTCACGCTGTCGGGTTTTGCGCCGGCCACCCTGCACGCCATGGGCGTTCGGGTGGCCACCAGTTATTCGGCCCGGTTGTTCAACCTGCTGGTCACCAACGCCCCCGGGGCGCAGTCACCGCTCTATGTCGCCGGCACCACGCTGCTGGAGGCTTACGCCGTGCCGCCACTGCTGCACAATCAGGCGCTGGCGATCAGCGTGACGTCCTACAACGGCATGCTGTATTTCGGAATCAACGCCGACCGTGACGCGATGAGCGACGTTGACCTGCTGCCCGGTTTGCTGCACCAATCGCTGGACGAGCTTCTGGAAGCCTCGCGGTAG
- a CDS encoding Rv3235 family protein gives MTIDPTVGPPHRDTFAVTPVVDYEPPTRNVPRCRLPSHAPPRPHTPRAARRAHRDHVGRHPATMTAQAMTPALSASMREAAIFADAALRRILEVIDRRRPATQLRRLLAPGLVDSVVSVSRTVAAQTGEPGGAAVLRRMRLQPVEGDARRGAAEVSGSYSRGHRMHAIACRVERGDATGAARWLVVALHVG, from the coding sequence TTGACCATCGATCCCACCGTGGGCCCGCCCCACCGCGACACCTTCGCCGTCACACCCGTGGTCGACTACGAACCCCCGACGCGGAATGTTCCGCGCTGCCGGCTACCATCGCACGCGCCGCCGCGGCCGCATACCCCGCGTGCCGCCCGGCGAGCACACCGCGACCACGTTGGCCGGCATCCGGCGACCATGACCGCGCAGGCCATGACACCGGCCCTATCGGCGTCGATGCGCGAGGCGGCGATATTCGCCGACGCCGCGCTGCGCCGAATCCTGGAAGTCATCGACCGCCGCCGTCCAGCCACCCAGTTGCGGCGGCTGCTGGCACCCGGCCTGGTGGACTCCGTGGTCTCGGTCAGCCGCACGGTCGCCGCCCAGACCGGCGAACCGGGGGGCGCGGCGGTGCTTCGCCGGATGCGGCTCCAACCGGTGGAGGGCGACGCCCGGCGGGGCGCGGCCGAGGTCTCCGGCAGCTATAGCCGGGGGCACCGCATGCACGCGATCGCCTGCCGGGTGGAACGGGGGGACGCTACCGGCGCGGCCCGGTGGCTGGTGGTTGCCCTGCACGTCGGTTGA
- a CDS encoding cation:proton antiporter: MQVSGALLFEVGALLVALASVGAVARRFALSPIPVYLLTGLSLGKGGVVSVPAADDFITTGAPIGVVLLLLTLGLEFSTTEFASSLRRHLPSAGVDIVLNATPGAVAGWLLGLDGVAILALAGVTYISSSGVIARLLEDLGRLGNRETPAVLSVLVLEDFAMAGYLPLFTVLASRGSWVVAVGGALAAVGVLVAAFVASYHWGHHVGRLVAHPDSEQLLLRVLGITLMVAALAETVHASAAVGAFLVGLTLTGETADRARKVLGPLRDLFAAIFFLAIGLSVDPQELLPMLPVAIALAVVTAATKVLTGMFAANRDGVARRGQLRAGAALIARGEFSLIIVGLVGTSVPTVAALATSYVFTMAIVGPVLSRFTGGAVPAGA, from the coding sequence GTGCAAGTTTCGGGGGCGCTGCTATTTGAAGTAGGTGCCCTCCTGGTCGCCTTGGCGTCGGTGGGCGCGGTCGCTCGCCGGTTCGCGTTGTCCCCCATCCCGGTGTATCTGTTGACGGGTCTTTCGCTGGGTAAGGGCGGCGTCGTGTCGGTGCCCGCTGCCGACGACTTCATCACCACGGGTGCGCCCATCGGTGTGGTGTTGCTGCTGCTGACGTTGGGTCTGGAATTCTCCACCACGGAATTCGCCAGCAGCTTGCGACGCCACCTGCCCTCGGCCGGTGTCGACATCGTCCTCAACGCCACCCCCGGTGCGGTGGCGGGCTGGTTGCTGGGGCTGGACGGGGTCGCCATCCTGGCGTTGGCCGGCGTCACCTACATCTCCTCGTCGGGTGTCATCGCGCGGCTGCTGGAGGACCTGGGACGCCTGGGCAACCGTGAGACGCCGGCGGTGCTGTCGGTGCTGGTGCTGGAAGACTTCGCGATGGCCGGTTATCTGCCGCTGTTTACGGTGCTGGCATCGCGGGGCAGCTGGGTGGTTGCCGTGGGCGGCGCGTTGGCCGCCGTCGGTGTTCTGGTCGCGGCGTTTGTCGCGTCCTATCACTGGGGCCATCACGTGGGCCGCCTGGTGGCGCACCCGGATTCCGAGCAACTGCTGCTCAGAGTCCTGGGCATCACCCTGATGGTGGCGGCCTTGGCCGAAACCGTGCACGCGTCGGCCGCGGTGGGGGCGTTCTTGGTGGGCCTGACCCTGACCGGTGAGACGGCAGACCGGGCGCGCAAGGTGCTGGGTCCCCTTCGGGATCTGTTTGCGGCGATCTTTTTCTTGGCGATCGGACTGTCGGTCGATCCGCAGGAGCTGCTGCCAATGCTTCCGGTTGCCATTGCGTTGGCCGTGGTCACGGCGGCAACCAAGGTGCTCACCGGGATGTTCGCCGCCAACCGCGATGGGGTGGCCCGGCGCGGGCAGCTGCGCGCCGGCGCGGCGCTGATCGCCCGGGGAGAGTTTTCGCTGATCATCGTCGGATTGGTCGGCACGTCGGTGCCCACGGTGGCCGCGTTGGCCACCTCATACGTCTTCACCATGGCGATCGTGGGTCCGGTGCTGTCCCGGTTCACCGGGGGCGCAGTGCCGGCCGGCGCCTGA
- a CDS encoding cation:proton antiporter regulatory subunit, producing MDVKEVLLPGVGLRYEFTSQRGERIGIIARRGGDFDVVLYTAEDPDQARPVFRLTDEEADAVAQILGAPRIAERFTELTREVPGLEAGQVHIRPGSPFVDRPLGDTRARTRTGASIVAIVRDERVLASPGPAETLRARDVLIVIGTEEGIAGVEHIVDKG from the coding sequence ATGGATGTCAAGGAGGTGCTGCTGCCCGGCGTCGGTCTGCGCTACGAGTTCACCAGCCAGCGGGGCGAACGGATCGGCATCATCGCCCGGCGCGGCGGCGATTTCGACGTCGTGCTCTACACCGCCGAGGATCCCGACCAGGCCCGCCCGGTGTTCCGGCTCACCGACGAAGAGGCCGACGCGGTGGCCCAGATTCTTGGGGCACCGCGGATCGCCGAGCGGTTCACCGAGCTCACCCGGGAAGTGCCCGGACTCGAGGCGGGTCAAGTCCACATCCGGCCGGGTAGTCCCTTTGTGGACCGGCCGCTAGGTGACACCCGCGCGCGCACCCGTACCGGGGCGTCGATCGTCGCGATCGTGCGCGACGAGCGGGTGCTTGCCTCGCCGGGCCCGGCGGAAACGCTGCGGGCGCGCGACGTGTTGATCGTCATCGGCACCGAGGAAGGCATCGCCGGAGTCGAGCACATCGTCGACAAGGGTTGA